Proteins from one Nerophis lumbriciformis linkage group LG16, RoL_Nlum_v2.1, whole genome shotgun sequence genomic window:
- the LOC133617430 gene encoding uncharacterized protein, with product MEQTPGLGYQPPLFPENESEVSVPSAHAMVRRCHRIWAAARQVLIRQRDRMKRAADRKRRPALKYQPGQRVWLSAKDLHLKVTSKKLAPRFVGPFPITKLVGPAAVRLRLPRSLRAYPTFHVSQVKPVKESTMVPPTTSPPPPEVIEGGAVYKVKRLLAVRNRGRGRQFLVDWEGYGPEERQWVPSRHIVDPTLIRDFYRDHPEQSGPSRVGHRRGGTVTSW from the exons ATGGAGCAAACACCTGGTCTGG GGTACCAGCCCCCTCTCTTTCCAGAGAATGAGTCAGAAGTGTCGGTCCCCTCCGCCCATGCCATGGTCCGACGTTGTCACCGCATTTGGGCAGCCGCCCGTCAAGTATTGATCAGACAGCGAGATCGGATGAAGAGAGCGGCAGACCGCAAGAGACGACCTGCACTTAAGTACCAACCTGGTCAGAGAGTCTGGCTTTCAGCCAAGGACCTACATCTCAAGGTCACATCAAAGAAACTGGCACCCCGCTTTGTAGGTCCATTCCCAATTACCAAGCTCGTCGGACCTGCAGCGGTTCGGCTTCGTCTGCCCCGATCCCTCCGCGCCTATCCCACCTTCCACGTCAGTCAGGTCAAACCAGTCAAAGAAAGCACCATGGTCCCACCCACCACGTCCCCTCCACCACCCGAAGTAATTGAAGGTGGAGCAGTATACAAAGTTAAACGCTTGTTGGCAGTACGCAACCGGGGCCGGGGCAGACAATTCCTGGTAGATTGGGAAGGATACGGACCTGAAGAGAGACAGTGGGTTCCTTCCCGCCACATTGTCGACCCCACTCTCATCAGGGACTTCTACAGAGACCACCCTGAACAGTCTGGGCCGTCGAGAGTCGGCCATagaagggggggtactgtcacatcgtggtga